The segment ATATATATGGATGTATTTAAAGATACATTAAAACAAATGACTAAAGATAATTTAATGATACAACAAGGAACTAGATTTTTGTTTGCATTTAAGTACTTAGAAAGAATAGGAGATCATGTAACTAATATATGTGAATGGATTATTTATATAATAACCGGAGAGCATATTGATTTGAATGATTAATTACAATATATATTTATAGTAAAAAACAGTCAAAAGACTGTTTTTTATTTTGACAAATTTATAATTTAGTTTAAAATTGTCAAAGCTTGACGTAATAATTAAATTAATGATAAGATAATTTAATGAACTGATAAAAGGCAAAGTTTTGTGGAGGTAAAAATGCAAAATGAAATTTCAAAAGTACTAATTAATAGCATTGCCGAAGAAGTAGAAATAGAAGTTGGAGATAGACTAGCAAGCATTAATGGTACTGAAGTTAAGGACATAATAGATTATAAATATTTAATAGTAGATGATTATGTTGTTATAGAAGTAGAAAAACAATGTGGAGAAATATGGGAAATAGAGATAGAAAAAGAATTTGGAGAGGACATAGGAATAGAATTTAAAGATCCTATGCTTGATAGACCTAAAAATTGTCATAATAAATGTATATTTTGTTTTATAGATCAGCTCCCAAAAGGAATGAGAGATACACTTTATTTTAAGGATGATGATTCAAGACTGTCATTTTTACAAGGAAACTTTATTACAATGACGAATATGAGTGAAGATGATATAGATAGAATAATAAAATACAGAATTAGCCCTATAAATATTTCAGTTCATACAACAAATCCTAAGCTTAGATGTAAAATGATGAATAATCGATTTGCAGGAACCATTTATGATAGATTAAAAAGGATTACCGATGCTAAAATAGATGTTAATTGTCAGATAGTTCTTTGTCCTGGTTATAATGATAAAGAAGAATTAGATAGGACTATATTAGATTTATATAAGTTATATCCATATATAAATAATTTAGCTGTTGTACCTATAGGAGTAACAAAATTTAGAAAACAAAATGGTTTAGTAAAATTAGAGTTATTTAATGAGAAGACTGCTTCAGAAGAAATAGATAGAGTAGCAAGGATTCAAGAGAGGTTTATGAAAGAAATAGGTGAACCCTTTGTAAGGTTATCTGATGAATTTTATGTTATAGCAGGTAGAGATGTACCTGATGATAAATTTTACAATGGTTTTCAGCAGTTAGAAGACGGAGTTGGAATGATAAGAAATTTTAGGGACCATATAGAAAAAAATTTACATAAAGTAAGAAAAGATGTAAATGGAAAATTTACTATGGTAACAGGAGCTTCTGCTTATAAGGAAATAAAGCATGCTGCTGATAAAATCATGAGTAAAAATCCTAATATAAAAATAGATGTAAGAAAAATAATAAATAACTTCTTCGGAGAAACTATAACTGTAGCAGGACTTTTAACAGGTCAAGATATAATTGAACAATTATCCAAGGTGGAAATTGGAGATTATATTATTATGTCAGACAACATGTTCAAAAAAGGATATGAACTTGGAAATTATGAAGAATTAATTATGCTTGATGATGTTAAAATCTATGATTTAGAAAAAGCATTACAAAGAAAAGTTATAGTTTGTGATTACACAGGAGAGGATTTAATAGAATTAATAAATACGTATAGCAATTAAGGAGGAATAGACTATGGGTAAGCCAATAGTTGCAATAGTAGGAAGACCGAATGTTGGAAAATCTACTTTATTTAATAAATTAGCAGGTAAAAGAATAGCAATAGTAGATGATATGCCAGGTGTTACAAGAGACAGAATATATGCTCAAGCAGAGTGGTTAAATAATAAATTTACTATAATAGATACAGGTGGAATTGAACCAGAAAGTGAAGATGTTATTGTAGCTCAAATGAGAAGACAGGCACAAATGGCTATAGAAATGGCAGATGTTGTACTATTTATTGTTGATGGTAAACAAGGACTTGCAGATGCTGATAGAGAAGTTGCGCAAATGTTAAGAAAAGCAAATAAGTCAATAGTTTTAGCCGTAAACAAAATAGATAGACATCAGTTAGATGATAATATATATGAATTTTATAATTTAGGATTAGGAGATCCTATGGCGATTTCTGCATCACAAGGATTGGGACTTGGAGATCTTTTAGATGAAGTAGTTGATAAATTTCCACAAGTTAATGAAGATGATGAAGAAAATGAGTATATAAGAATAGCAATGGTAGGAAGACCGAACGTTGGAAAATCATCTCTTATTAATAGAATATTAGGAGAAGAAAAGCATATAGTTAGTAATATTCCAGGAACTACTAGAGATTCTGTAGATAGTTATATAGAAAGAGAAGAAGGAAAATTTGCTTTAATCGATACAGCTGGACTTAGAAGAAAAAGCAAAATAAAAGAACAAGTAGAAAGATATAGTGCTGTTAGAACTATTGCATCTATAGAAAATGCAGATGTATGTATTTTAATGTTAGATGCTGAACAAGGCATTGCAGAACAAGATGAAAAAATAATAGGATATGCACATGAGCTTAATAAAGCTATAATAGTTATTGTCAACAAATGGGATTTAATTGAAAAAGATGATAAGACTATGAAGAACTTTAAAGATAAGCTAAGATATGAATTATCATTTTTACCTTATGCATCATTCTTATTTATATCAGCTAAGACAGGTCAAAGAGTAAATAAAGTTTTAGGTATGGCTAAGGAATGTTACAATAATTATTGTAAGCGTGTTAAAACAGGAATATTAAATGAAGTTATAAGTAAAGCGATTTTAATGAAAGAGCCTCCAATAGTAGGTACAAGTAGATTGAAAATTTATTATGTAACTCAAATAGGAACTAAACCACCTACATTTATATTCTTTGTAAATAACCCAGAGTTAGTACACTTCTCTTACAGAAGATATCTAGAAAACCAACTAAGAGAAAACTTTGATTTTAGTGGTACTGGAATTAAATTGGAGTTTAGAGAAAGGAAGGAGTAAAATGGCAGATATAACTTTCTTAGGGGCAGGAAGTTTTGGAACTGCATTAAGTATTATGCTCTCAAAGAAAGGGTATGATATTAATATTTGGGCTAGAAATAAGAATGTAGTAGATGATATAAACATAAAAAGAGAAAACATCAAGTACATTCAAGATATAATTATACCTTCAAATGTAAAAGCTTTTACGAATTTAGAAGAAGCTATAAGAAATAGTAAAGTTGTTGTAATAGCTACACCTTCTCATGTAGTAAGAGATATAAGTCGTGATATAAAACATCTTATTAAGGAAGATACTATTATAGTAAGTCTGGCAAAAGGTATGGAAAAAGGAACTTTTAAAAGACTTTCAGAGGTTATAAAAGAAGAAAATCCTAATAATCCTGTTGTTGTTTTATCTGGACCAAGTCATGCCGAGGAAATAGCATTAGATATACCAACTACTGTTGTAGTTACATCTAAAGATATGAAATATGCAAGAGAAATTCAAGAGATGTTTATGACAAATAAATTTAGAGTATATACTAATGAAGATATAATAGGTGTAGAGATAGGTGGAGCAGTAAAAAATATAATAGCATTAGCAGCAGGAATATGTGATGGTGCGGGATATGGAGATAATACCAAAGCAGCACTTATGACCAGAGGTATGAGTGAAATCGTAAGAGTAGGTGTTGTTTTAGGAGCGAAACCAGAGACATTTTATGGATTAAGTGGAATGGGAGACTTAATAGTTACTTGTACAAGTGTACATAGTAGAAATAGAAGAGCAGGTATTCTTATAGGAAAAGGTCATAGCTTTGATGAAGCATTCAGAGAAGTTGGCATGGTAGTTGAAGGTATAAAAGCATGTGAAATTTTTTATAATCTAAAAGAAAAATATGATGTATCTATGCCTATTACAGACATTATTTATAATGTACTATTTAATAATAAGGAATTAAAGTATGGTGTTTATGAATTAATGTCTAGAGATGGTAAGGATGAAGTTTATTAGAGTTATTTAAAGGTCAGCTTAAATTATTAAGTTGACTTTTATTTTTTTTGTAATATTTTGTTTATACCACTAGTATATATGTATTATTAAAAGTAAGTAGTGGGAGGGTAAAATGTTGGATAATTTTAACATATATAAAGATATTGCAGATAGGACTCAAGGGGACATATATGTAGGGGTTGTTGGTCCAGTAAGAACCGGAAAATCTACTTTTATAAAAAGATTCATGGAACTTATGGTTATACCTAACATAGAAAATACTTATAAGAAGCAAAGGGCTCAAGATGAACTTCCTCAAAGTGCATCTGGAAAATCTATTCATACAACGGAACCTAAATTTGTACCTAATGAAGCTATAGAAATTAAATTAAATGAAGAAACTAAATTTAAAGTACGTATGGTTGATTGTGTAGGATATATTGTTAAAGCTGCTCTTGGATACAATGAAGGAGAACAACCTAAGATGGTTATGACTCCTTGGTATGATTATGAAATTCCTTTTGAAGAAGCAGCTGAGATGGGAACTAAGAAAGTTATCAATGAACATTCAACAATAGGATTGTTAGTAACTACGGATGGAAGTGTAACAGGTATTAAAAGAGAAGATTATGTTGAGGCAGAAGAGAGAGTTGTAAATGAATTAAAAGCTATTAATAAACCATTTATAATAATATTAAATTCTAAAAATGCAAATAGTGAAGAAACTATAGAACTTGGTAAATCATTAGAAGAAAAATATAATGTCCCTGTTCAAGTAATGAATATAGCTAATATGCAGCAAAAAGATATAACTAATATATTTGAGAGAATATTAAAGGAATTTCCAATAAAAGAAATAAATATAGATATGCCAGAGTGGATAGAAAAATTAGATATTACTCATTGGTTAAAACAAAATTTTATATCTTTAATAAAAGACATGTGTCAAAAAGTATATAAAGTTAGAGATATTAAAAAATTTACTAGTAGCTTTAATGAGGTTGAATTTTTAGAGAATTCAAAGCTTAAAGAAATAAATATGGGTGAAGGAAATGCTAGAATTTCACTTAATCCAAGGCATGAATTATTTTATAAAGTTTTAAGTGAGGTTTGTAGTCAGAATATTTCTGGAGAAAATGAGCTTTTAAGTATAATAAAGGAACTAAGTAAAGCAAAAGTTGAATATGATAAGGTTGCTAGCGCTTTAGCAGATGTTAAAGAAAGAGGATATGGACTTGTATCTCCAGAATTAAGTGAAATGACATTAGAGGAGCCTGAAATAGTTAAACAAGGTACTAGATATGGAGTTAAACTAAAAGCAAGTGCTCCATCACTACATTTAATTAGAGCGGATATTGAAACTGAAATTTCACCTATAATAGGAACTGAGCGTGAAAGTGAAGAGTTGGTTACATCTTTGTTAGAACAATTTGAAAGTGATCGTTCGAAGATTTGGGAAAGTAATATGTTTGGAAAATCATTAGAAGTCATGGTTAAGGACGGATTACAGAATAAATTATATAAAATGCCTGAAGATGTCCAAATAAAAATGAGAAAGACTTTAGAGAAAATTATTAATGAGGGTAATGGAGGATTAATTTGCATAATACTATAGTAGGTGAAATTTTTAAGGAGTTAGGGAAAACCTAATTCCTTTTTTTAGAGGTGTTTTGTAAAATAGTATTATAATAAATTACAAGGAGAGATATATATGAAAAAGGTAGCGGTGGTTTTTAATGGAGGAACAATATCTATGACAGTAGATCCAAGAGTAAAAGCGGTAGTTCCTTCTTTAAGTGGGGAAGATATAATGTCTATGGTTACTGGTATAGAAAAATATGCAGACATACAGTGTACAACATTTTCAAATTTACCAGGACCCCATATTACACCAGATAAAATGTTGGAATTATCAAAATACATACAAAATATATTGCAAAGAGATGATATTGCAGGAGTCGTAGTTACACATGGCACTGATACTTTAGAAGAAACAGCATATTTTTTAGATTTGAATATAAATACTGATAAACCTATAGTTATAACAGGTTCAATGAGAAATAGTTCGGAATTAGGATATGATGGACCTGCTAATTTATCCGCTTCAATTTGTACAGTTATATCTGAAAAAGCTAAAGGTAGAGGTGTAATGGTTTGTCTAAACGATGAACTGAATTGTGCTAGTGAGGTAACTAAAACAAATTCTATGAAGTTAGATACATTCCAAAGCCCAGAGTTTGGACCTATTGGTATTGTAGACAATAATGAGGCTATATTTCATAGAGATATTTTATATAAACATCATATTTGTACTGACAAAGTAGAATCAAGAGTAGAACTTATTAAGTGTGTTAGTGGTATGGACTCTAAAATAATAGATTTCTTAGTGCAAAGTGGAGCAAAAGGAATAGTAATTGAAGCATTAGGAAGAGGAAATGTACCACCGGCTATGGTAAGTGGAATAGAAAGGGCTATAAATAAAGGAGTTATTGTTATAATTGTATCTAGATGTTTTAGTGGAAGGGTCCTTGATACTTATGGATATGAAGGTGGAGGAAAGCATTTAAGAAAGGTAGGAGCAATATTTGGGGGTGCTTTGCCAGGGCAAAAAGCTAGAATAAAATTAATATTAGCATTAGGAAAAACTTCAAATATTAGCGAAATTAAAAAGTTATTTGAAGAATAAAATGCGAACTTTAATTATAAAAATAAAAATAATTTTCGGACAGGTATTGACAAAACGATATAAAAGTAATAAGATTATATTGAAATTAAAAGATAATAACCACGTACTCATATAAGCCTAGAAATAAGGTCAGGCGTTTCTACCAAATACCGTAAATATTTGACTATGAGTAGTCTAGTGTAAATAAATATTATTTTGACCACTAAGATTACTCGTAATCTAAGTGGTTAATTTTATTTACACAGGAGGATAAAATATGGAAAAGTTTTTTAAACTTAAAGAAAATGGTACAGATTTTAAAAGAGAGGTAACAGCAGGAATCACTACATTTTTAGCTATGGCGTATATTATAGCTGTAAATCCTGATATATTAAGTATTGCGGGAATGCCTAAAGGAGCAGTTTTAACATCTACATGTTTGACAGCAGGATTAGCAACGATATTTATGGGGTTATATGCAAAATTACCATTTGCATTAGCCTCAGGAATGGGACTTAATGCATTTTTTACATTTAGTGTTGTTAAAGTTATGGGTGTTCAGTGGGAAACTGCATTAACGGCTGTTTTTTTAGAAGGTATAATATTTATTATATTATCATTGACTAATGTAAGAGAGGCTGTTGTTAATGCTATTCCAAAGACATTGAAATTAGCAGTAACAGCAGGAATAGGACTTTTTATAGCCTTTATCGGGTTTTCAAATGCGGGAATAGTAGTAAAAAATCCAGATACATTTGTAAAAATAGGTAATTTTACAACGCCTACAGTAATTATAGCTTGCATAGGAATAATAGTTATAGTAATTTTATCTAAAAAAAATATTAGAGGGGCTTTACTTTGGGGAATAGTTATAAGCACATTAATTGCTTGGGGATATGCATTAATGAATACTCAAGTTGCAGCAGAAGCGTACGGTATTCATTTACCTAATGGTATATTTAAGTATGAATCTATTAAGCCTGTGGCTTTTAAATTAGATTTTTCGCATATAAAAGATAGTACAAAGATTTTTCCGTTTATTACTGTAGTATTTACTTTTTTATTTGTAGATTTCTTTGATACAGTTGGAACATTAGTTGGAGTAGCTTCAAAAGTTGGAATGGTAGATGATAAAGGAAAGGTTAAAAATGCTGGTAAGGCATTACTTGTTGATTCTATTGGTACAACATTTGGTGCTGTTATGGGAACATCAACAGTTA is part of the Clostridium botulinum genome and harbors:
- a CDS encoding radical SAM protein codes for the protein MQNEISKVLINSIAEEVEIEVGDRLASINGTEVKDIIDYKYLIVDDYVVIEVEKQCGEIWEIEIEKEFGEDIGIEFKDPMLDRPKNCHNKCIFCFIDQLPKGMRDTLYFKDDDSRLSFLQGNFITMTNMSEDDIDRIIKYRISPINISVHTTNPKLRCKMMNNRFAGTIYDRLKRITDAKIDVNCQIVLCPGYNDKEELDRTILDLYKLYPYINNLAVVPIGVTKFRKQNGLVKLELFNEKTASEEIDRVARIQERFMKEIGEPFVRLSDEFYVIAGRDVPDDKFYNGFQQLEDGVGMIRNFRDHIEKNLHKVRKDVNGKFTMVTGASAYKEIKHAADKIMSKNPNIKIDVRKIINNFFGETITVAGLLTGQDIIEQLSKVEIGDYIIMSDNMFKKGYELGNYEELIMLDDVKIYDLEKALQRKVIVCDYTGEDLIELINTYSN
- the der gene encoding ribosome biogenesis GTPase Der, translating into MGKPIVAIVGRPNVGKSTLFNKLAGKRIAIVDDMPGVTRDRIYAQAEWLNNKFTIIDTGGIEPESEDVIVAQMRRQAQMAIEMADVVLFIVDGKQGLADADREVAQMLRKANKSIVLAVNKIDRHQLDDNIYEFYNLGLGDPMAISASQGLGLGDLLDEVVDKFPQVNEDDEENEYIRIAMVGRPNVGKSSLINRILGEEKHIVSNIPGTTRDSVDSYIEREEGKFALIDTAGLRRKSKIKEQVERYSAVRTIASIENADVCILMLDAEQGIAEQDEKIIGYAHELNKAIIVIVNKWDLIEKDDKTMKNFKDKLRYELSFLPYASFLFISAKTGQRVNKVLGMAKECYNNYCKRVKTGILNEVISKAILMKEPPIVGTSRLKIYYVTQIGTKPPTFIFFVNNPELVHFSYRRYLENQLRENFDFSGTGIKLEFRERKE
- a CDS encoding NAD(P)H-dependent glycerol-3-phosphate dehydrogenase; amino-acid sequence: MADITFLGAGSFGTALSIMLSKKGYDINIWARNKNVVDDINIKRENIKYIQDIIIPSNVKAFTNLEEAIRNSKVVVIATPSHVVRDISRDIKHLIKEDTIIVSLAKGMEKGTFKRLSEVIKEENPNNPVVVLSGPSHAEEIALDIPTTVVVTSKDMKYAREIQEMFMTNKFRVYTNEDIIGVEIGGAVKNIIALAAGICDGAGYGDNTKAALMTRGMSEIVRVGVVLGAKPETFYGLSGMGDLIVTCTSVHSRNRRAGILIGKGHSFDEAFREVGMVVEGIKACEIFYNLKEKYDVSMPITDIIYNVLFNNKELKYGVYELMSRDGKDEVY
- the spoIVA gene encoding stage IV sporulation protein A; translation: MDNFNIYKDIADRTQGDIYVGVVGPVRTGKSTFIKRFMELMVIPNIENTYKKQRAQDELPQSASGKSIHTTEPKFVPNEAIEIKLNEETKFKVRMVDCVGYIVKAALGYNEGEQPKMVMTPWYDYEIPFEEAAEMGTKKVINEHSTIGLLVTTDGSVTGIKREDYVEAEERVVNELKAINKPFIIILNSKNANSEETIELGKSLEEKYNVPVQVMNIANMQQKDITNIFERILKEFPIKEINIDMPEWIEKLDITHWLKQNFISLIKDMCQKVYKVRDIKKFTSSFNEVEFLENSKLKEINMGEGNARISLNPRHELFYKVLSEVCSQNISGENELLSIIKELSKAKVEYDKVASALADVKERGYGLVSPELSEMTLEEPEIVKQGTRYGVKLKASAPSLHLIRADIETEISPIIGTERESEELVTSLLEQFESDRSKIWESNMFGKSLEVMVKDGLQNKLYKMPEDVQIKMRKTLEKIINEGNGGLICIIL
- a CDS encoding asparaginase translates to MKKVAVVFNGGTISMTVDPRVKAVVPSLSGEDIMSMVTGIEKYADIQCTTFSNLPGPHITPDKMLELSKYIQNILQRDDIAGVVVTHGTDTLEETAYFLDLNINTDKPIVITGSMRNSSELGYDGPANLSASICTVISEKAKGRGVMVCLNDELNCASEVTKTNSMKLDTFQSPEFGPIGIVDNNEAIFHRDILYKHHICTDKVESRVELIKCVSGMDSKIIDFLVQSGAKGIVIEALGRGNVPPAMVSGIERAINKGVIVIIVSRCFSGRVLDTYGYEGGGKHLRKVGAIFGGALPGQKARIKLILALGKTSNISEIKKLFEE
- a CDS encoding NCS2 family permease, translated to MEKFFKLKENGTDFKREVTAGITTFLAMAYIIAVNPDILSIAGMPKGAVLTSTCLTAGLATIFMGLYAKLPFALASGMGLNAFFTFSVVKVMGVQWETALTAVFLEGIIFIILSLTNVREAVVNAIPKTLKLAVTAGIGLFIAFIGFSNAGIVVKNPDTFVKIGNFTTPTVIIACIGIIVIVILSKKNIRGALLWGIVISTLIAWGYALMNTQVAAEAYGIHLPNGIFKYESIKPVAFKLDFSHIKDSTKIFPFITVVFTFLFVDFFDTVGTLVGVASKVGMVDDKGKVKNAGKALLVDSIGTTFGAVMGTSTVTTYVESSAGVAAGGRTGLTSIVTGILFLLAMFLSPLFIAIPACATAPALIIVGFFMIENVVEINFQDFTEGVPAFLTIALMPLTYSIGDGLTLGILSYAILNLVNNLFTKDNNKKKKVSFVIYILAILFIIKLLAVGLSNK